The following are encoded together in the Penicillium digitatum chromosome 3, complete sequence genome:
- a CDS encoding Primary amine oxidase: MASAPDTESIPGYTIFREGDYESVAAAAMLPKGTPHPLDQLSIKEIPEAAKIIREYANPKSISFNCITLREPRKAEYRAFRAGAVPAPARRAFAIVIVRETKTIAEVVANLATGRVEEWKDVHDVMPTLTLEDLDVMERVARKDERVIRACKDIGITDMSKVFLDAWAIGIDERWGYERRLQQGLAYYRNSEFDNQYAHPLDFSVVADTDTEEVLSVDIRYVNGERTAAPLKEHNYLPEFISDKYNHDRLKPIDITQPEGVSFKVRGNELTWANFKMHIGFNYREGIVISDVRTHDMYEDRERTLFNRISVVEMVVPYGCPEKPHHKKHAFDVGEYGTGLMTNSLKLGCDCKGAIHYMDGVMSTSKGEAAVIKNAICIHEEDNGLLYKHTDYRDGTVISARDRKLIVSQIITAANYEYGFYHTFTLDGTYKLEMKLTGMLNTYCMHPTETAAPFGTEVAPSINAHNHQHLFSLRVDPEIDGQNNSIIQNDAVSAEAAVGSPENPYGNGFYSKKTPLRTSLEGAADYCYETNRSWDIINPNRMNTIAKKPVAYKILNNNCPPMLAKPGSTVWKRAAFARKPLWVTPYKDYELFPAGDYVCQSDGSEGHPYNSTIADWVQRDENIENTDIVCYLQFGLTHFPRTEDFPIMPAEPVSIMLRASNFFEKNPGLWVPPSAICVDTQSKNAFPSSCCAPSKSRM; the protein is encoded by the exons ATGGCGTCTGCCCCTGATACCGAGTCAATTCCTGGCTATACAATCTTCCGTGAGGGGGACTATGAAAGTGTTGCCGCTGCTGCCATGCTGCCTAAAGGCACCCCACACCCGTTGG ATCAACTTTCCATCAAGGAAATTCCCGAGGCGGCGAAGATCATCCGAGAGTATGCCAACCCCAAGTCGATCAGTTTCAACTGTATCACACTTCGTGAACCCCGCAAAGCGGAATACCGGGCATTCCGTGCTGGTGCCGTCCCAGCTCCTGCCCGTCGTGCGTTCGCCATTGTCATTGTGCGCGAAACCAAAACAATCGCAGAGGTGGTGGCCAATCTCGCCACCGGCAGAGTTGAGGAATGGAAGGACGTTCACGATGTCATGCCTACCCTGACTTTGGAGGATCTTGATGTGATGGAGCGTGTTGCCCGTAAGGATGAACGCGTCATCCGTGCCTGCAAGGACATCGGAATCACCGACATGAGCAAGGTCTTCCTTGACGCATGGGCTATCGGTATCGACGAACGCTGGGGATACGAGCGCCGCCTCCAGCAGGGTCTGGCATACTATCGCAACTCGGAGTTCGATAACCAATACGCTCACCCTCTAGATTTCAGTGTTGTCGCCGACACTGACACGGAAGAGGTTCTCAGCGTTGATATTCGTTACGTGAACGGCGAGCGGACTGCTGCCCCACTCAAGGAACACAACTATCTCCCCGAATTCATTAGCGACAAGTACAACCATGATCGCCTGAAACCGATCGATATCACCCAGCCCGAGGGTGTCTCCTTCAAGGTCCGCGGCAACGAGCTGACCTGGGCCAACTTCAAGATGCACATTGGCTTCAACTACCGAGAAGGTATTGTTATCTCCGATGTGCGCACTCACGACATGTATGAAGATCGCGAGCGCACTCTGTTCAACCGTATCTCCGTCGTTGAGATGGTTGTTCCCTACGGCTGCCCCGAGAAGCCCCACCACAAGAAGCACGCTTTCGATGTCGGCGAGTACGGCACTGGCCTGATGACCAACTCCTTGAAGTTGGGCTGTGATTGCAAGGGTGCCATCCACTACATGGATGGTGTCATGTCTACTTCCAAGGGCGAGGCGGCCGTTATCAAGAACGCCATCTGCATTCACGAGGAAGATAACGGTCTTCTCTATAAGCACACCGACTACCGTGATGGCACTGTGATCTCCGCCCGCGACCGCAAGCTCATCGTCTCCCAAATCATTACCGCCGCCAACTATGAATACGGCTTCTACCACACCTTCACCCTCGACGGAACCTACAAGCTGGAGATGAAGCTGACTGGCATGCTCAACACCTATTGCATGCACCCGACCGAAACTGCCGCTCCCTTCGGCACAGAAGTTGCGCCCTCTATTAATGCCCACAACCACCAGCACCTGTTCTCCCTCCGCGTCGACCCGGAAATCGACGGCCAAAATAACTCCATAATCCAAAACGACGCCGTCTCCGCCGAAGCCGCTGTCGGCTCTCCAGAGAACCCTTACGGCAACGGCTTCTACAGCAAGAAGACCCCGCTCCGCACATCTCTCGAGGGGGCCGCAGACTACTGCTACGAGACCAACCGGTCATGGGACATCATCAACCCAAATCGCATGAACACCATTGCGAAAAAGCCCGTCGCCTACAAGATCCTCAACAACAACTGTCCCCCTATGCTCGCCAAGCCTGGCAGCACTGTGTGGAAGCGTGCTGCTTTCGCCCGCAAGCCCCTCTGGGTTACCCCTTACAAGGACTACGAGCTCTTCCCGGCTGGTGACTATGTCTGCCAGTCTGACGGCTCTGAGGGACACCCTTACAACTCGACCATCGCAGACTGGGTGCAGCGCGATGAAAACATCGAGAACACCGATATCGTCTGCTACCTGCAATTCGGTCTGACGCATTTCCCGCGGACTGAGGATTTCCCTATCATGCCTGCGGAGCCAGTTAGCATTATGCTGCGGGCCTCAAATTTCTTTGAGAAGAACCCTGGTCTCTGGGTACCTCCTTCGGCTATTTGTGTTGATACCCAGTCTAAGAATGcgtttccttcttcttgctgTGCGCCAAGTAAATCTCGAATGTGA